From Apium graveolens cultivar Ventura chromosome 9, ASM990537v1, whole genome shotgun sequence, the proteins below share one genomic window:
- the LOC141682982 gene encoding uncharacterized protein LOC141682982 has product MRIYYNNIPTLYTHTHTMFYLSEIEHTMRVPPHLLNLPLNDAIQGELERLFLDKVVANLGLVVSVYDIKSINGGFVFPSDGASTYTVSFRLVVFRPFVGEVVTAKLLESTTNGLRLSLGFFTDIYVPVHLMPNPSHFVADLVNKNHVFWKWEYQDENYDIDGVDEIRFRVNNISYPPIPIEADKESKRFAPMVITGSLDADGLGPVSWWV; this is encoded by the exons ATGCGTATATATTACAACAATATACCTACATTGTACACACACACGCACACTATGTTCTACTTGAGTGAAATTGAGCACACTATGCGAGTACCACCCCATCTTCTCAATCTCCCACTCAATGATGCCATTCAAGGAGAACTTGAGCGTCTCTTCTTAGATaaa GTTGTTGCTAATTTGGGTCTTGTTGTATctgtttatgatatcaagtctATTAATGGAGGGTTTGTGTTTCCAAGTGATGGTGCATCTACCTACACG GTGAGTTTTAGATTGGTGGTTTTTCGACCGTTTGTTGGGGAGGTTGTTACTGCTAAGCTACTGGAGTCCACTACTAATGGTTTACGCT TATCACTTGGATTTTTCACTGACATATATGTTCCTGTCCATTTGATGCCAAATCCTTCCCATTTCGTGGCAGACCTGGTTAATAA GAATCATGTTTTCTGGAAATGGGAATATCAAGACGAAAATTATGACATAGATGGAGTTGATGAG ATTAGGTTCAGAGTGAACAATATAAGCTACCCTCCTATACCAATTGAAGCGGATAAAGAATCGAAGCGCTTTGCACCCATGGTGATTACT GGTTCGCTTGATGCTGATGGACTAGGTCCCGTCTCGTGGTGGGTATAG